One window of Vespa velutina chromosome 2, iVesVel2.1, whole genome shotgun sequence genomic DNA carries:
- the LOC124946793 gene encoding cyclin-dependent kinase 11B isoform X1 — MSEDGADMDIDNQSEDGEIKKSPSKDMDDFRYCNLKIINFSEEDGGDTADSLDIKPPQAVIRHRKSGSSHRREKHNERRDRREEKERKSRHHDRAEDRHRDKHRHRRHGMDPLDRSERSDVSKRERERMERLERMESHSRDRESRHERKERSTGDRVLEDLRERLLDKRRERREDPRELREYKVESRREIRLEDSREIRDSRDRREVRIEEIRERRDMRAIDDGSSRRDIRMEERRQIRVLEEQYSEADLMERTERSEKRHKRSHKHDRFRDREREKVEREKEHREKQLREAMEIVNTEIEVDEMEVNEIQIHPKEPKEMTEQELRKERLLEADREMARRKEVSRLELEARRLKRGEKRPLSPETCQDPSIVELSDESPSPAQSDEGRSKSVESRHSSDGQRSIHERSSDRHSSDSSDSSSDEDDESNESNKGSNGDSNDGSDYNNPSPLSVERLAKSDHSDGDSPGHVDPNGTAKNAEEEEEEEEKKNEEPELPPYLPAIQGCRSVEEFQCLNRIEEGTYGVVYRARDKRTDEIVALKRLKMEKEKEGFPITSLREINTLLKAQHPNIVTVREIVVGSNMDKIFIVMDYVEHDLKSLIETIKQKKQVFIPGEVKCLMEQLLRAVAHLHDNWILHRDLKTSNLLLSHRGILKVGDFGLAREYGSPLRQYTPVVVTLWYRAPELLLGGNEYSTPIDMWSVGCIFAELLRMEALFSGKSEIDQLNKIFKELGTPSDRIWPGYSKLPMVQKIPFAHYPVNNLKQRFSLSLSDLGIELLNKFLTYDPQQRITAEDALKHPYFTEAPLPIAPEMFPTWPAKSELGQRTANASPKPPSGGKEYKQLGDGDDADLSNSGFHMGLMDGGRQPPVGGGFHLKF, encoded by the exons ATGTCGGAAGACGGAGCGGACATGGATATTGATAATCAAAGTGAAGACGGAGAAATCAAGAAAAGTCCATCGAAAGATATGGATGACTTCAGGTATTGTAaccttaaaataataaa TTTTTCAGAAGAAGATGGCGGAGATACAGCTGATTCCTTGGATATAAAACCACCACAGGCCGTAATTCGGCATAGAAAATCAGGATCTTCtcatagaagagagaaacacaaTGAAAGAAGGGATCGTCGCGAGGAAAAAGAACGCAAATCGCGTCATCATGATCGTGCAGAAGATAGACATAGGGACAAACATAGACATCGTAGACATGGTATGGATCCATTGGACAGATCAGAGAGATCAGATGTTtctaaaagggaaagagaaagaatggaacGATTAGAGAGAATGGAGAGCCATTCTAGGGATAGAGAATCAAGACATGAGAGAAAGGAACGTTCTACGGGTGATAGAGTATTAGAAGATTTAAGGGAAAg attGTTggataagagaagagaaagaagagaggatcCTCGTGAATTACGTGAATATAAAGTTGAATCCCGACGAGAAATACGCTTAGAGGATTCTCGTGAAATTCGTGATTCGCGAGATCGCCGAGAAGTACGAATAGAAGAAATACGTGAACGTCGTGATATGCGAGCTATCGATGATGGAAGTAGTCGCCGTGATATTCGAATGGAAGAACGCAGGCAAATTCGAGTTTTAGAAGAGCAATATTCTGAAGCAGATTTGATGGAAAGAACTGAGAGGAGTGAGAAGCGACACAAGAGGTCTCATAAACATGATAGATTCcgtgacagagaaagagaaaaagttgaacgagagaaagaacacagagagaaacaatTACGAGAAGCAATGGAAATTGTGAATACAGAAATAGAAGTCGATGAAATGGAGGTCAATGAAATTCAAATACATCCAAAAGAACCAAAGGAAATGACGGAGCAAGAacttagaaaagaaag attattGGAAGCAGATAGAGAAATGgctagaagaaaagaagtttcACGTCTAGAATTAGAAGCTAGACGATTGAAACGAGGTGAAAAGCGACCACTAAGTCCTGAAACTTGTCAAGACCCATCTATCGTTGAGTTATCAGATGAAAGTCCTAGTCCAGCGCAATCCGATGAAGGACGTTCAAAGTCGGTCGA atcCAGGCATTCTTCGGATGGACAAAGAAGTATACACGAGAGATCATCAGACAGACATTCTTCTGATTCTTCGGATTCTAGTAGCGACGAGGACGATGAATCAAATGAATCAAACAAGGGTtctaacggtgattctaacGATGGATCTGATTATAATAATCCAAGTCCATTGTCTGTAGAACGTTTAGCAAAGTCTGATCATTCGGACGGAGATTCACCTGGTCATGTGGATCCGAATGGTACTGCCAAGAATgcagaggaagaagaggaagaggaggaaaagaaaaacgaagaaccTGAATTACCTCCATATTTACCGGCCATTCAAG gtTGTAGAAGCGTTGAAGAATTTCAATGCTTAAATCGTATAGAAGAAGGTACGTATGGTGTTGTATACAGAGCACGCGATAAACGAACGGATGAAATCGTTgcattaaaaagattaaaaatggagaaagaaaaggaaggatttCCTATTACCAGtttaagagaaattaataCTCTATTGAAGGCACAACATCCTAATATCGTAACTGTGCGAGAAATAGTTGTTGGTAGTAACATGGATAAGATATTTATAGTTATGGATTATGTAGAGCATGATCTAAAGTCATTGATAGAAACAATAAAGCAGAAGAAACAAGTTTTTATACCTG GTGAGGTAAAGTGTCTTATGGAACAATTATTACGTGCGGTAGCACACTTACACGATAATTGGATTCTTCATCGAGATTTAAAaacatcaaatttattattaagtcATCGAGGTATTCTAAAAGTTGGCGATTTTGGTTTAGCTCGTGAATATGGTTCTCCATTGCGACAATACACACCAGTTGTAGTGACACTTTGGTATAGAGCACCAGAATTATTGTTAGGTGGCAATGAGTATAGTACACCCATTGATATGTGGTCCGTAGG aTGTATTTTTGCAGAATTACTGAGGATGGAAGCTCTCTTTTCAGGAAAATCGGAAATTGATCAATTGAATAAGATATTTAAGGAATTGGGTACACCAAGTGATCGTATTTGGCCAGGATATAGTAAATTACCAATGGTTCAAAAAATTCCATTTGCCCATTATcctgtaaataatttaaaacaaagATTTAGTTTGTCTCTTTCGGATCTaggaattgaattattaaacaa atttttaacGTACGATCCACAACAACGGATAACAGCCGAGGATGCATTGAAACACCCCTATTTCACGGAAGCACCCTTACCAATTGCACCAGAAATGTTTCCCACTTGGCCTGCTAAATCAGAATTAGGACAAAGAACAGCAAATGCATCACCCAAACCACCTAGTGGTGGAAAAGAATACAAACAGTTGGGAGATGGTGATGATGCTGATCTAAGTAATTCAGGCTTTCACATGGGATTGATGGATGGTGGAAGACAACCACCTGTTGGAGGTGGTTTCCATTTAAAGTTCTAA
- the LOC124946793 gene encoding cyclin-dependent kinase 11B isoform X2, giving the protein MSEDGADMDIDNQSEDGEIKKSPSKDMDDFSFSEEDGGDTADSLDIKPPQAVIRHRKSGSSHRREKHNERRDRREEKERKSRHHDRAEDRHRDKHRHRRHGMDPLDRSERSDVSKRERERMERLERMESHSRDRESRHERKERSTGDRVLEDLRERLLDKRRERREDPRELREYKVESRREIRLEDSREIRDSRDRREVRIEEIRERRDMRAIDDGSSRRDIRMEERRQIRVLEEQYSEADLMERTERSEKRHKRSHKHDRFRDREREKVEREKEHREKQLREAMEIVNTEIEVDEMEVNEIQIHPKEPKEMTEQELRKERLLEADREMARRKEVSRLELEARRLKRGEKRPLSPETCQDPSIVELSDESPSPAQSDEGRSKSVESRHSSDGQRSIHERSSDRHSSDSSDSSSDEDDESNESNKGSNGDSNDGSDYNNPSPLSVERLAKSDHSDGDSPGHVDPNGTAKNAEEEEEEEEKKNEEPELPPYLPAIQGCRSVEEFQCLNRIEEGTYGVVYRARDKRTDEIVALKRLKMEKEKEGFPITSLREINTLLKAQHPNIVTVREIVVGSNMDKIFIVMDYVEHDLKSLIETIKQKKQVFIPGEVKCLMEQLLRAVAHLHDNWILHRDLKTSNLLLSHRGILKVGDFGLAREYGSPLRQYTPVVVTLWYRAPELLLGGNEYSTPIDMWSVGCIFAELLRMEALFSGKSEIDQLNKIFKELGTPSDRIWPGYSKLPMVQKIPFAHYPVNNLKQRFSLSLSDLGIELLNKFLTYDPQQRITAEDALKHPYFTEAPLPIAPEMFPTWPAKSELGQRTANASPKPPSGGKEYKQLGDGDDADLSNSGFHMGLMDGGRQPPVGGGFHLKF; this is encoded by the exons ATGTCGGAAGACGGAGCGGACATGGATATTGATAATCAAAGTGAAGACGGAGAAATCAAGAAAAGTCCATCGAAAGATATGGATGACTTCAG TTTTTCAGAAGAAGATGGCGGAGATACAGCTGATTCCTTGGATATAAAACCACCACAGGCCGTAATTCGGCATAGAAAATCAGGATCTTCtcatagaagagagaaacacaaTGAAAGAAGGGATCGTCGCGAGGAAAAAGAACGCAAATCGCGTCATCATGATCGTGCAGAAGATAGACATAGGGACAAACATAGACATCGTAGACATGGTATGGATCCATTGGACAGATCAGAGAGATCAGATGTTtctaaaagggaaagagaaagaatggaacGATTAGAGAGAATGGAGAGCCATTCTAGGGATAGAGAATCAAGACATGAGAGAAAGGAACGTTCTACGGGTGATAGAGTATTAGAAGATTTAAGGGAAAg attGTTggataagagaagagaaagaagagaggatcCTCGTGAATTACGTGAATATAAAGTTGAATCCCGACGAGAAATACGCTTAGAGGATTCTCGTGAAATTCGTGATTCGCGAGATCGCCGAGAAGTACGAATAGAAGAAATACGTGAACGTCGTGATATGCGAGCTATCGATGATGGAAGTAGTCGCCGTGATATTCGAATGGAAGAACGCAGGCAAATTCGAGTTTTAGAAGAGCAATATTCTGAAGCAGATTTGATGGAAAGAACTGAGAGGAGTGAGAAGCGACACAAGAGGTCTCATAAACATGATAGATTCcgtgacagagaaagagaaaaagttgaacgagagaaagaacacagagagaaacaatTACGAGAAGCAATGGAAATTGTGAATACAGAAATAGAAGTCGATGAAATGGAGGTCAATGAAATTCAAATACATCCAAAAGAACCAAAGGAAATGACGGAGCAAGAacttagaaaagaaag attattGGAAGCAGATAGAGAAATGgctagaagaaaagaagtttcACGTCTAGAATTAGAAGCTAGACGATTGAAACGAGGTGAAAAGCGACCACTAAGTCCTGAAACTTGTCAAGACCCATCTATCGTTGAGTTATCAGATGAAAGTCCTAGTCCAGCGCAATCCGATGAAGGACGTTCAAAGTCGGTCGA atcCAGGCATTCTTCGGATGGACAAAGAAGTATACACGAGAGATCATCAGACAGACATTCTTCTGATTCTTCGGATTCTAGTAGCGACGAGGACGATGAATCAAATGAATCAAACAAGGGTtctaacggtgattctaacGATGGATCTGATTATAATAATCCAAGTCCATTGTCTGTAGAACGTTTAGCAAAGTCTGATCATTCGGACGGAGATTCACCTGGTCATGTGGATCCGAATGGTACTGCCAAGAATgcagaggaagaagaggaagaggaggaaaagaaaaacgaagaaccTGAATTACCTCCATATTTACCGGCCATTCAAG gtTGTAGAAGCGTTGAAGAATTTCAATGCTTAAATCGTATAGAAGAAGGTACGTATGGTGTTGTATACAGAGCACGCGATAAACGAACGGATGAAATCGTTgcattaaaaagattaaaaatggagaaagaaaaggaaggatttCCTATTACCAGtttaagagaaattaataCTCTATTGAAGGCACAACATCCTAATATCGTAACTGTGCGAGAAATAGTTGTTGGTAGTAACATGGATAAGATATTTATAGTTATGGATTATGTAGAGCATGATCTAAAGTCATTGATAGAAACAATAAAGCAGAAGAAACAAGTTTTTATACCTG GTGAGGTAAAGTGTCTTATGGAACAATTATTACGTGCGGTAGCACACTTACACGATAATTGGATTCTTCATCGAGATTTAAAaacatcaaatttattattaagtcATCGAGGTATTCTAAAAGTTGGCGATTTTGGTTTAGCTCGTGAATATGGTTCTCCATTGCGACAATACACACCAGTTGTAGTGACACTTTGGTATAGAGCACCAGAATTATTGTTAGGTGGCAATGAGTATAGTACACCCATTGATATGTGGTCCGTAGG aTGTATTTTTGCAGAATTACTGAGGATGGAAGCTCTCTTTTCAGGAAAATCGGAAATTGATCAATTGAATAAGATATTTAAGGAATTGGGTACACCAAGTGATCGTATTTGGCCAGGATATAGTAAATTACCAATGGTTCAAAAAATTCCATTTGCCCATTATcctgtaaataatttaaaacaaagATTTAGTTTGTCTCTTTCGGATCTaggaattgaattattaaacaa atttttaacGTACGATCCACAACAACGGATAACAGCCGAGGATGCATTGAAACACCCCTATTTCACGGAAGCACCCTTACCAATTGCACCAGAAATGTTTCCCACTTGGCCTGCTAAATCAGAATTAGGACAAAGAACAGCAAATGCATCACCCAAACCACCTAGTGGTGGAAAAGAATACAAACAGTTGGGAGATGGTGATGATGCTGATCTAAGTAATTCAGGCTTTCACATGGGATTGATGGATGGTGGAAGACAACCACCTGTTGGAGGTGGTTTCCATTTAAAGTTCTAA
- the LOC124946793 gene encoding cyclin-dependent kinase 11B isoform X3, whose translation MLMLPRFYSFSEEDGGDTADSLDIKPPQAVIRHRKSGSSHRREKHNERRDRREEKERKSRHHDRAEDRHRDKHRHRRHGMDPLDRSERSDVSKRERERMERLERMESHSRDRESRHERKERSTGDRVLEDLRERLLDKRRERREDPRELREYKVESRREIRLEDSREIRDSRDRREVRIEEIRERRDMRAIDDGSSRRDIRMEERRQIRVLEEQYSEADLMERTERSEKRHKRSHKHDRFRDREREKVEREKEHREKQLREAMEIVNTEIEVDEMEVNEIQIHPKEPKEMTEQELRKERLLEADREMARRKEVSRLELEARRLKRGEKRPLSPETCQDPSIVELSDESPSPAQSDEGRSKSVESRHSSDGQRSIHERSSDRHSSDSSDSSSDEDDESNESNKGSNGDSNDGSDYNNPSPLSVERLAKSDHSDGDSPGHVDPNGTAKNAEEEEEEEEKKNEEPELPPYLPAIQGCRSVEEFQCLNRIEEGTYGVVYRARDKRTDEIVALKRLKMEKEKEGFPITSLREINTLLKAQHPNIVTVREIVVGSNMDKIFIVMDYVEHDLKSLIETIKQKKQVFIPGEVKCLMEQLLRAVAHLHDNWILHRDLKTSNLLLSHRGILKVGDFGLAREYGSPLRQYTPVVVTLWYRAPELLLGGNEYSTPIDMWSVGCIFAELLRMEALFSGKSEIDQLNKIFKELGTPSDRIWPGYSKLPMVQKIPFAHYPVNNLKQRFSLSLSDLGIELLNKFLTYDPQQRITAEDALKHPYFTEAPLPIAPEMFPTWPAKSELGQRTANASPKPPSGGKEYKQLGDGDDADLSNSGFHMGLMDGGRQPPVGGGFHLKF comes from the exons ATGCTCATGTTACCGAGATTCTATAG TTTTTCAGAAGAAGATGGCGGAGATACAGCTGATTCCTTGGATATAAAACCACCACAGGCCGTAATTCGGCATAGAAAATCAGGATCTTCtcatagaagagagaaacacaaTGAAAGAAGGGATCGTCGCGAGGAAAAAGAACGCAAATCGCGTCATCATGATCGTGCAGAAGATAGACATAGGGACAAACATAGACATCGTAGACATGGTATGGATCCATTGGACAGATCAGAGAGATCAGATGTTtctaaaagggaaagagaaagaatggaacGATTAGAGAGAATGGAGAGCCATTCTAGGGATAGAGAATCAAGACATGAGAGAAAGGAACGTTCTACGGGTGATAGAGTATTAGAAGATTTAAGGGAAAg attGTTggataagagaagagaaagaagagaggatcCTCGTGAATTACGTGAATATAAAGTTGAATCCCGACGAGAAATACGCTTAGAGGATTCTCGTGAAATTCGTGATTCGCGAGATCGCCGAGAAGTACGAATAGAAGAAATACGTGAACGTCGTGATATGCGAGCTATCGATGATGGAAGTAGTCGCCGTGATATTCGAATGGAAGAACGCAGGCAAATTCGAGTTTTAGAAGAGCAATATTCTGAAGCAGATTTGATGGAAAGAACTGAGAGGAGTGAGAAGCGACACAAGAGGTCTCATAAACATGATAGATTCcgtgacagagaaagagaaaaagttgaacgagagaaagaacacagagagaaacaatTACGAGAAGCAATGGAAATTGTGAATACAGAAATAGAAGTCGATGAAATGGAGGTCAATGAAATTCAAATACATCCAAAAGAACCAAAGGAAATGACGGAGCAAGAacttagaaaagaaag attattGGAAGCAGATAGAGAAATGgctagaagaaaagaagtttcACGTCTAGAATTAGAAGCTAGACGATTGAAACGAGGTGAAAAGCGACCACTAAGTCCTGAAACTTGTCAAGACCCATCTATCGTTGAGTTATCAGATGAAAGTCCTAGTCCAGCGCAATCCGATGAAGGACGTTCAAAGTCGGTCGA atcCAGGCATTCTTCGGATGGACAAAGAAGTATACACGAGAGATCATCAGACAGACATTCTTCTGATTCTTCGGATTCTAGTAGCGACGAGGACGATGAATCAAATGAATCAAACAAGGGTtctaacggtgattctaacGATGGATCTGATTATAATAATCCAAGTCCATTGTCTGTAGAACGTTTAGCAAAGTCTGATCATTCGGACGGAGATTCACCTGGTCATGTGGATCCGAATGGTACTGCCAAGAATgcagaggaagaagaggaagaggaggaaaagaaaaacgaagaaccTGAATTACCTCCATATTTACCGGCCATTCAAG gtTGTAGAAGCGTTGAAGAATTTCAATGCTTAAATCGTATAGAAGAAGGTACGTATGGTGTTGTATACAGAGCACGCGATAAACGAACGGATGAAATCGTTgcattaaaaagattaaaaatggagaaagaaaaggaaggatttCCTATTACCAGtttaagagaaattaataCTCTATTGAAGGCACAACATCCTAATATCGTAACTGTGCGAGAAATAGTTGTTGGTAGTAACATGGATAAGATATTTATAGTTATGGATTATGTAGAGCATGATCTAAAGTCATTGATAGAAACAATAAAGCAGAAGAAACAAGTTTTTATACCTG GTGAGGTAAAGTGTCTTATGGAACAATTATTACGTGCGGTAGCACACTTACACGATAATTGGATTCTTCATCGAGATTTAAAaacatcaaatttattattaagtcATCGAGGTATTCTAAAAGTTGGCGATTTTGGTTTAGCTCGTGAATATGGTTCTCCATTGCGACAATACACACCAGTTGTAGTGACACTTTGGTATAGAGCACCAGAATTATTGTTAGGTGGCAATGAGTATAGTACACCCATTGATATGTGGTCCGTAGG aTGTATTTTTGCAGAATTACTGAGGATGGAAGCTCTCTTTTCAGGAAAATCGGAAATTGATCAATTGAATAAGATATTTAAGGAATTGGGTACACCAAGTGATCGTATTTGGCCAGGATATAGTAAATTACCAATGGTTCAAAAAATTCCATTTGCCCATTATcctgtaaataatttaaaacaaagATTTAGTTTGTCTCTTTCGGATCTaggaattgaattattaaacaa atttttaacGTACGATCCACAACAACGGATAACAGCCGAGGATGCATTGAAACACCCCTATTTCACGGAAGCACCCTTACCAATTGCACCAGAAATGTTTCCCACTTGGCCTGCTAAATCAGAATTAGGACAAAGAACAGCAAATGCATCACCCAAACCACCTAGTGGTGGAAAAGAATACAAACAGTTGGGAGATGGTGATGATGCTGATCTAAGTAATTCAGGCTTTCACATGGGATTGATGGATGGTGGAAGACAACCACCTGTTGGAGGTGGTTTCCATTTAAAGTTCTAA